A genomic segment from Actinoplanes sichuanensis encodes:
- a CDS encoding TIGR01777 family oxidoreductase → MKVVIPGGTGQVGTILDRALTAEGHHVVVLTRAPKGDRQVYWDGTTLGDWATQIDGSDVVINLAGRSVSCRYTRENLDAMMNSRVDSAQVVGKAIAAANRPPGVWLQMSTATIYAHRFDAPNDEHDGVIGGSEPDVPDYWGFSVRIAKNWEAAQFRVPTPHTRKVALRAAMVMSPDRGGVFDVLSRLARLGLGGPVAGGRQFVSWIHDLDFVRAVRFLIERDDLTGPVNLASPGPLAHRQFMRELRSAWRMPFGLPATRQMAELGAFALQTDTELLLKSRRVVPTRLTDAGFTFEFPQWHAASADLAARLRSDSRVEALSG, encoded by the coding sequence ATGAAGGTCGTCATTCCCGGCGGAACCGGGCAGGTCGGCACGATCCTCGACCGGGCCTTGACCGCGGAGGGCCACCACGTCGTGGTGCTGACCCGCGCGCCGAAGGGCGACCGGCAGGTCTACTGGGACGGCACGACACTCGGCGACTGGGCGACGCAGATCGACGGCAGCGACGTCGTGATCAACCTGGCCGGACGCAGCGTGAGCTGCCGGTACACCAGGGAGAACCTCGACGCGATGATGAACTCCCGGGTCGACTCGGCACAGGTGGTCGGCAAGGCGATCGCCGCCGCGAACCGGCCGCCCGGGGTGTGGTTGCAGATGAGCACCGCGACGATCTACGCACACCGGTTCGACGCACCGAACGACGAGCACGACGGCGTGATCGGCGGCAGCGAGCCGGACGTGCCCGACTACTGGGGCTTCAGCGTGCGGATCGCCAAGAACTGGGAGGCCGCCCAGTTTCGGGTGCCGACTCCGCACACCCGCAAGGTGGCGCTGCGGGCGGCCATGGTGATGAGCCCGGACCGCGGCGGCGTGTTCGACGTTCTGAGCCGGCTGGCCCGACTCGGCCTGGGCGGGCCGGTGGCGGGCGGCCGGCAGTTCGTCTCCTGGATCCACGACCTCGACTTCGTCCGGGCGGTCCGGTTCCTGATCGAGCGCGACGACCTCACCGGGCCGGTCAACCTGGCCTCCCCCGGCCCGCTGGCGCACCGGCAGTTCATGCGCGAGCTGCGGTCGGCCTGGCGGATGCCGTTCGGGCTGCCCGCCACCCGGCAGATGGCCGAGCTCGGCGCGTTCGCCCTGCAGACCGACACCGAGCTGCTGCTCAAGAGCCGCCGAGTCGTCCCGACCAGACTCACCGACGCCGGATTCACCTTCGAGTTCCCGCAGTGGCACGCCGCGTCCGCGGATCTCGCCGCACGACTGCGGTCGGACTCACGCGTCGAGGCCCTGTCCGGTTAA
- a CDS encoding RNA polymerase sigma factor — translation MSSDDELAQRLRDGDQTALRETYDRHGAAVLFLAQRLLGNRADAEDVTQVTFVAAWTGRDGFDPQRGTILAWLLGIARRKAVDRIRAATREQRTTEAVQAQQPPGPGADESPERVVDRLVVADELGRLPADQRRTLELAFFDDLTHPQIAAVTGLPLGTVKSHLRRGMANLRRRWEVDGATSGSRSAGPSRAL, via the coding sequence ATGAGTTCCGACGACGAGCTCGCCCAGCGGTTACGCGACGGCGACCAGACAGCACTGCGCGAGACGTATGACAGGCACGGCGCGGCCGTGCTGTTTCTGGCCCAGCGTCTGCTGGGCAACCGTGCCGACGCCGAGGACGTCACCCAGGTGACGTTCGTGGCGGCCTGGACCGGCCGGGACGGCTTCGATCCGCAGCGCGGCACGATCCTGGCCTGGCTGCTGGGCATCGCCCGACGCAAGGCGGTCGACCGGATCCGGGCGGCCACCCGTGAGCAACGCACCACCGAAGCGGTGCAGGCGCAGCAGCCACCCGGCCCGGGAGCCGACGAATCACCCGAACGGGTCGTCGACCGCCTGGTCGTCGCCGACGAGCTCGGCCGGCTGCCCGCCGATCAGCGGCGCACGCTCGAACTGGCGTTCTTCGACGATCTGACCCATCCACAGATCGCGGCGGTCACCGGGCTGCCGCTCGGTACGGTCAAAAGCCATCTCCGACGTGGAATGGCCAACCTGCGACGCCGTTGGGAGGTGGACGGTGCAACATCTGGATCCCGATCGGCTGGTCCTTCTCGCGCTCTCTGA
- a CDS encoding anti-sigma factor, giving the protein MQHLDPDRLVLLALSEELEDDTEADHLRQCADCRHEMQGLRDVADLGSQTAELRDLPPPPEHLWRAIEHEITAPPAPVVDLTRHRVRRSRPRWLTPALAATAAAVLAVAGTVGFGRVFDRAPAEQVTARATLAPLQTVSPDAGGAVQVLSDGQLRIGVHNLPLTSGFQEVWLLDPDTPGKMVAVGNLPASGDAVLSVPPGTDLNRYRLVDVSDEPHDGDATHSGKSLLRGTLTK; this is encoded by the coding sequence GTGCAACATCTGGATCCCGATCGGCTGGTCCTTCTCGCGCTCTCTGAAGAACTCGAGGACGACACCGAGGCCGACCACCTGCGACAGTGCGCCGACTGCCGGCACGAGATGCAGGGGCTGCGGGACGTCGCCGACCTCGGTTCGCAGACCGCTGAACTACGTGATCTGCCCCCGCCGCCGGAGCATCTGTGGCGGGCCATCGAGCACGAGATCACCGCGCCACCGGCACCGGTCGTCGACCTCACCCGGCATCGGGTGCGACGGTCACGGCCGCGGTGGCTGACACCCGCGCTCGCCGCGACGGCCGCAGCGGTGCTCGCAGTGGCCGGGACGGTCGGGTTCGGCCGGGTCTTCGACCGGGCCCCGGCCGAGCAGGTGACGGCTCGGGCGACACTCGCCCCGTTGCAGACGGTGTCACCCGATGCGGGCGGTGCCGTGCAGGTGCTCTCCGACGGGCAGCTGCGGATCGGCGTACACAATCTGCCGTTGACCTCGGGTTTTCAGGAGGTGTGGCTGCTCGATCCGGACACTCCCGGGAAGATGGTGGCGGTCGGGAACCTGCCCGCGTCGGGGGATGCCGTGCTGTCGGTGCCGCCCGGGACCGATCTGAACCGGTACCGGCTGGTCGACGTCAGCGACGAACCGCATGACGGAGACGCCACACATTCCGGGAAGAGCCTTCTACGGGGGACTCTCACGAAATAG